The Penaeus monodon isolate SGIC_2016 chromosome 5, NSTDA_Pmon_1, whole genome shotgun sequence genome window below encodes:
- the LOC119573579 gene encoding gamma-aminobutyric acid receptor subunit beta-like, translating to MAVPTSEDEQQELYEMASTIAHICAPDGGAIMWLGISDAANEGVWQAMDTTNLTYENWGDNQPNGGVIENCAVMKGAVSRGEWADNSCRKSFKYCPVCRLVVPNYLRFRGICDSNLYDDRLILTGMKNNKPYFRGYYRSQVYYSSTGEWLLENILLPETFAVMEESGSIDFPIGRHMWVFSHGFCGKPPGTAISLALTQCESDEFTCNNGNCIPLGEVCDRRAQCTDKSDEFNCTLVLRPEGYQSSLPPEAPLSEGPLPVILNITIDSFREIDAINSRFIVELQIRMIWKDVRLQYLNLKSDRQLNLVLEKAANEMWVPAVDFLNAENNAKSLVDSNSKITIMRSGDKEPDNVEMSREAMIYRGRDSFIRTSRKYTATFACTFNFFYYPFNTDFCKMIFRVNRNNKPYVKLIRFGPGVTYDHKDKLNEFFIGRMRMVTYNSQEPYSGQQVIVEMKHLYGSQILTMFVPTTIISLIGYGTFFFKWYDFTNRIMVSLTVLLVLTQLFSQTSVMLPKTSYFKLIDIWFFGSITYTFVVIVVHTAVEYMHVYDHEIEDLHEKIQRAAAFYREITPQPTPGISDVVRDFSDSDEPQSVPETSIIARDDEGIEGTRRRRRRRRRRHRRHRRHGHKKRQKLSKSYLLPVIMKARMLWKAMQRPEAKGDRNPNFWPIVVDKLGNIVTTLVYILLNLVFWTVAFTQHVSEPLMDLDDPSYVESVENATSRVWPID from the exons ATGGCGGTACCGACGAGCGAAGACGAGCAGCAGGAGCTCTACGAAATGGCGTCGACCATCGCCCACATCTGCGCTCCTGACGGCGGCGCTATCATGTGGCTCGGGATTTCGGACGCCGCGAATGAAGGGGTGTGGCAg GCCATGGACACGACCAACCTCACCTACGAGAACTGGGGCGACAACCAACCCAACGGCGGCGTCATCGAGAACTGCGCCGTGATGAAGGGCGCCGTCAGCCGGGGCGAATGGGCCGACAACTCCTGCAGGAAGTCCTTCAAATACTGTCCCGTTTGTCGTCTCGTTGTGCCTAATTACCTGAGGTTCAG GGGAATCTGTGACTCCAACCTGTACGACGATCGCCTTATCCTCACaggaatgaaaaacaacaaacctTATTTTCGCGGGTACTACAGGTCACAG GTCTACTACTCCTCGACGGGCGAGTGGCTCCTCGAGAACATCCTTCTGCCGGAAACCTTCGCCGTCATGGAAGAGTCCGGGAGCATCGACTTCCCGATCGGACGTCACATGTGGGTCTTCTCGCACGGCTTCTGCGGGAAACCTCCTGGGACG GCCATCTCCCTTGCATTAACACAGTGCGAGAGCGACGAATTCACCTGCAACAACGGAAACTGCATTCCCCTGGGCGAGGTGTGTGACCGCCGGGCTCAGTGTACTGACAAAAGCGATGAATTTAACTGCACGCTTGTTCTTAGGCCTGAGGGATACCAG TCGTCTCTACCCCCGGAGGCCCCCCTATCTGAAGGACCGCTTCCCGTCATCTTGAACATTACTATCGACTCCTTCAGGGAAATCGACGCTATTAACAGCAGATTTATCGTCGAACTTCAG ATCCGCATGATATGGAAGGACGTGAGGCTGCAGTACTTAAATCTGAAATCCGACAGACAGCTGAACCTCGTCCTGGAAAAAGCTGCGAATGAAATGTGGGTTCCCGCCGTAGACTTTCTCAACGCGGAAAATAACGCGAAGTCCCTCGTTGATTCGAACTCAAAGATCACGATCATGAGGAGTGGTGATAAAGAACCGGATAATGTGGAAATGTCTCGGGAAG CAATGATTTATCGTGGGAGAGACAGCTTTATCCGTACATCTCGAAAATACACAGCTACGTTTGCCTGTACTTTTAACTTTTTCTACTACCCTTTCAACACCGATTTCTGCAAGATGATATTTCGAGTCAACCGCAACAATAAGCCTTATGTGAAGCTGATTAG ATTTGGCCCGGGTGTCACGTACGACCACAAGGACAAGCTTAACGAGTTCTTCATCGGCAGAATGAGAATGGTCACGTATAACAGTCAAGAACCCTATTCGGGACAGCAG GTCATAGTGGAGATGAAGCACCTCTACGGCTCCCAGATCCTGACCATGTTCGtgcccaccaccatcatcagccTCATAGGGTACGGTACCTTCTTCTTCAAGTGGTATGACTTCACCAACCGCATCATGGTGTCCCTGACGGTGCTGCTCGTGCTCACGCAACTCTTCTCGCAGACGTCGGTCATGCTGCCCAAGACGTCCTACTTCAAGCTCATCGACATCTGGTTCTTCGGCTCCATCACGTACACGTTCGTGGTGATCGTCGTGCACACGGCGGTCGAGTACATGCACGTGTACGACCACGAGATCGAGGACCTGCACGAGAAGATCCAGCGAGCCGCCGCCTTCTACCGCGAGATCACGCCGCAGCCCACGCCGGGAATCTCCGACGTCGTCAGAGACTTCAGCGACTCCGACGAGCCTCAGTCGGTCCCGGAGACGTCGATCATCGCCAGGGACGACGAGGGCATCGAAGgcacccgccgccgccgccgccgccgccgccgtcgccacCGGCGCCATCGCCGCCACGGCCACAAGAAGCGACAGAAGCTCAGCAAGAGCTACCTCCTACCGGTGATCATGAAggccaggatgctgtggaaggccATGCAGAGGCCAGAAGCGAAGGGCGACCGCAACCCCAATTTCTGGCCCATCGTGGTGGACAAGCTGGGCAACATCGTCACCACCCTCGTCTACATACTCCTGAACCTCGTCTTCTGGACGGTGGCCTTCACGCAGCACGTGTCCGAGCCACTCATGGACTTGGACGACCCCAGCTACGTGGAGTCCGTCGAGAACGCCACCAGCAGGGTGTGGCCGATTGACTGA